Part of the Lolium rigidum isolate FL_2022 chromosome 6, APGP_CSIRO_Lrig_0.1, whole genome shotgun sequence genome, TGTCGTGTATTAATTCGCTAGTCATTAATGCACACGTTATCAGCCGGTTACCCTGCCCGCACTATATAAACGCCGATGTGAACCCTAATCGGAAGTCGGAACACCACATGAGATTACCTGCCTCCGAATGGGACGAGGCCGGACAATAGGCCTCCAGAACTCCACCACTCGTGGACCTGTACGGGTGAGTGGCATCAAGTTTTGGTGGAGCGCTCTAGcgtgactactggcatcacgacatcAACGACCTCTTCGGCAAACTTAGCATGGGAGACAacattgatgttgttgttgttgttgccgctACTCTAACTACACCGTATGTGATTTTGTTCTTTCTAGAGTTTCTAATCCTAGGGTTTGGAGTAGATGTGATATGTTTATCATGTTCAGATATAATTTGTTCATCTTATAATTAGTTTAACTACTGTTTTATGACCATGCTAATCTACTAATTTTTATGATTAAATCATATGGTCATTTGCTTATATTTTCACAATTTTCAGTAAGATGTGGAAACCTCGAAGCATTAGTTCTCGGTCGGaatagttttatttatttatagtGAGTAGTTTTATTTGTAGGCACCCTGCACCTGCAATTGGGGATTACTCATAGATTTAACCTTTAGGGCTTTAGACTGTATGAACCTGGCTTTCAATTTGTCTTAGTTTCAGATATGAATAGTGCAGTAGATATTTTAGTGCTTAACAAAGCACACCATGCCGATTTTAACAACTAATCCAATGTGTTCTATTTCATCGAAATGTGGTATATGCACATAAAGAATGGTTTAACAGACTATGCGGTTCGATCTATATTAAAGGTAGCTCAAGTATGATTCAATTGTTCGTACCATGTTGAGTTAACATTGTTCTCTTATGGTGTTCTTTACTCCAGAGTGATATACTCCCACATTGAGTTaacattgttctctttatttacccgcaaaaaaaagcattgttctctttatagTGTTCTTTATTTCAGAGTGATGTACTCCCTACGTTCCATCATAGTATTGGGAATCTGTATCAAACTTGGTTGAACTTGGTAGTACTTTCTCGTGTAAACTTTTTTTCAAAAAGGGTAAAGCTCTGGcctctgcatcgattgatgcgTATGGATTTCTCGTATAAACTAGCCTTGTGTTTTTTCTCTCTATGTTATAGCTTAATTTATCCTCGATTGTTATTATTGTAGCCCAGACTTGCTGTTCTTTCTAGTTCGCAATGACAGAGAGTAAGAGAACACTTCTGAAGCAAAATCATTTTGTAGTGTAAGCAAAGAGACACTGAAGTACTGTATCATTGATGTAAGCGTGAAGGATTGCACGTTTTTTTACAGAGCTGCAGTTTCAGTTCCCTACTCTTTTCAAAGAAAATACAGACGTTTTAGTGATTGTTATCTTCTGTAGCTGGGGACAATTTTCTCTTTCCCAGGAATGTGGGAGGGCACTCCTAAATTTTATATACACATACCCACTTCATCTTCATGACTTGTAAAGTTAGGTGGATCTGTTTTAGTATGCCTTGTGTACAAAGATTCTACGAAGCAACTCTACACTTGCAATGATTTTGCATCCTCTGTATCCTATAAAAGCCAGCATAGATCTCGCCAACTTCATCCAATGAGACAGATATTTACAGAACCTAACCACAGTTTTCCTTCCGCAGCTTGCTACTGGATGCTGATAACATGTTGTTGTGTTGGCATCGACTGCTGGCTCTGTAAGCCCTCTGCTCTCCCTGGCTCTGAAACTGGCGTTACGTCATGAACACCCTGTTGCATTATCATGAACACCCTGTTACATTCTGAATGAAAGTGAAGATTTTTTCTAGGAATGAATGTACATGTGTTTGACAGACCTGGTGTTGATTGTACCGATGGAGCAATGTGACAACTGATATCAAGATGATGTAGATTGGTATGACAATTCCGGCTGTTCTCAACATCAGCAGCTGTCTCATCAACGTAATTCGTATCAGCCAGGTAATTCCGTTGCCCATGAATAGCATTCAGAGCAATAAAGTTATAGAAAGGTTTAGTCGGGTTACAGGATTCAGTCTCTTACCGTGATCAGTGCTATCGAGTACACCTCAGGGCCGCCGAGGAGAAGCGAGATCGCGTCACGGAGCACTAGCAGAGCCATCAACTGAAGGTTACATGTGCATTAGTTGGCTACTCGTGTCCAGATGGAAGGTTTTACGTTCTGCAGCACTTACAGCTATGGCAATTACACGGCAGTAGGTGACACCTTTCGGATTGGAACCTTGAGAGTCAAAGCTTGATGTGCCAACAGCATGACCAGCCGTTTGCGAAATGTTTTCTTCAGCATTGAGGTTCTCTAGTGTTTCTCCAGTTCTCCTACAGTCAAAAGAGGGCTAGGCTGTATGAGATATAACCCCTTATCGTACCAGAATGTTACCATGGATCTGAAGCACCAAAATGACACCTGAAGATAATTTGGTTTCTTCCGATCCGAAACAACTTCAAAGGAGCACTGTAGTTTGGTGTAAATTGCTGTGCCATAAGGAGCAGAGACAGCAAATTAGTCAACAAACCCTGCACTGTCTTTTGGAAAGACTGATGATGGTTTTCTCATCGTCTCTCGTGGTATAGATCTGAACTGAAAACTGATTTACTAGGAAGAAACGGGCAAGCTGAATTCGGCCACTTCTTTTTTTGTATCAGTTGAGAATGGCTTGTTATGGTAAGGCAGTTTCAGAAGTGCTCACCTGTAAGCATATCTCACATATGGTGTCTCCCTTCTCGTTACACCACCTCTGGATGCATATGTGGTGAGCGTACTGCAGGCAGCAACAAACTAATTCAAGTATTGGAAATTTGGAATGACTAAATAGGCATCTGCTAGAAAAATAAAAGGGTAGTCGAATCCATGTGAAAATCATGATGCAATCAACACCAGAGATCACACCCTCGCGATagcaacaaaggaagaaggaattCGCTGACAGTGATATGGGAAATAGAAAGTTTGTTCCAAGTGGCATTTTGAATGAAAGAATCTAATACGAAAGCGAGCTCCCTTCCATGGTTGAAGATGCGGTAATGGATAAGCTGGTTCTGAGCTTGAGGTTATTCGGAGGTTCAGACTTCGAATAGTACACAATTATCAATCTGGAATAGGAACAGATAGCCTTGCCTTGAGGCTACCCTTGCAGGAGCAAGGGGTCTCCATGTAAGCTTCATCACCTTCTTCTTGGCAGATTCTGCATTCCACCACGACGCCACTCTTGATCCTCCCGTCCTCAAAAACAGAATGATCATGATGATCACAATCAGCCTTCCCGGAAGGAACGTCGAAGGCCTGATGAATGGCTGACTGAAGCGTCGCCTCCGTGATCATCCGCCCCGTCATCAGGGCAAAGTGGTCCGCCATCCTTGAGTCGATCGTCTGCAGATGAAGACGGCGAAGATTGGATCAAAACAAAGCCCTGGACAACATAGGCAGCTCTGATTATTTTCGCGGACACGATAGCTGAAAGAATATTCGGAACAGGCGCCACGAAATCTATTATCCATGTTGATTTGCACCACATGACAAGAATTAGACCACGAACATCACACGAGACGGCAGAAAAGTGGCTGCTTTCAGCAATCTCTTCGCCAAACATCCTTGGTGATAAAAAGGAGCTAAAAAGAGCCATGTGCCCATGCATGGAGATATGGAAAAAAGGCTATTTGGATTACATGTTACTTACCTGGAGGCAAAAGAGACGAAGGCCGTGCGGGGCAGGAAAAGGCAGGAGCTTTTTACACCATGAGAATGAGCCGAGACATAGCACGCACGCAGGTCGCCCTAAGGATCTCTGCTTTCTTCACGAACGAAGGAGGAGATGATATGATATGCAGGCCAAGGGGAGCAGGAGGAAAAGAAGATACGAGTAGGAGAGGCAGGCCAACAACAGAGCAGCAACAAGCCGAAGGGGTCTTAGAGAAGCAACAACAGAAGATTAGGACGCTTGCAAGGCGGGACTTGGAGATCCCAAACATCCAGAGAAGCAAGAGATCGATGGATTAATTAGGTGGCCCTCCTCTGCTACCGCCCTTCTTGTTTCTGAAGAATCATGCCCCGCTTCGCGATTCGTGCTACTAATCTTTGCATGATGGCCCACCGTTGTAACTGTATATTGGATACATGTTTAGTTATCACACTAACAGTACTATATACTCCCATGTGAAATGTTTGATGTTCCGCTGCAGTATATGGTGGTCTTTCCCTGTTGTTTATAAGAAAAAAACTGTGACAGGATTTGTTTCCTAAAAAATCAAATAGAAAAAGGAGCTAGCCGACCCAACCAAACCCAACGTGCAGATTCTCCACAAAGCGCTTGGCAGTTGGGATGATCGTTGGGAAACTGATCCTCTTTTCCTGCCAAAGCCACCAATTTTCATGGGCGATCACATTCATCATCCTGGTAACTGTTGAGTTACCCGACCGGGTGCAATCATCCACGGACAGTTTTTGGGAAACGTCACTTTTCCCTGGCATTCTGTCGTAGCATGAAGTTACCtgattagagcatgtctaacagaccccttaaaagggtcaaacccgtataataaccgccgatatacggggtagagctctacccggccgtctagcagaccccgtaaaatagGTCGCCGCgtcgattttttacagttttggctaaGGGGTGGCTTTTGGCCCCTTACTTGTacgggaggctgaatacagggccaacccctcacTCGTGGCGGGCTGAAATTTCAGCAGATAGCAACTGATTTTGCGCATAATCTCGCTGGaatccggccaaattccggcgagctGCGGCCGAGGGTGGCGGCACGGGGCtaagggcggcggcgcgcgagactGGGGCGACGGCAGCGCGGCAGGGCGGCGCGTGGGCCGGAGCGGGCGGCCAGGAGTGGCCATGGCGGGCGTCCGGGAGCTAGagcgggcgcggccggggccggcggcggccggagcggcgcgggccggggcgggcggcggccCGAGCTCACGCGCGGTTGTGGCGGGCGGGGGCGGGCGACCGTGGGCCggcagcggcggccggccgggacggggcggggctggggctggggctagaggaggaagaaggagaggacgaagaagaggaaaaaaaattaatttgGCATATTTGAGAATATTCCCTTTTACAGTTTAGGCATACAGCGCAGCTTGTATCGGATTCTGTGGGATCAATTGAAGAAAAAAACGACTCCTCTCTCGCGACCGCGTCgtcccccgcgggcgacggggccgcgccgccaccccccTCGTCCAGCTCCCCCCTCCCCCTCTTCTCCTCCGCCGTCGTCGGCGTGCGTCGCCGGGCaaggcccgggcggcggcggcccctcgTCTTTCCCCTCTCGGCGCTGCGCCTGCGCGGGGTAGGTGCGTCCGGGAGGTGCTCCTCGGCCGGCGGCGGTTCGGCGTGGCGGGGTGAGATCCGCAcgtcgggtgggaggaggggtggcggcgcggccgttggCGGCGGAGCTGCGCAGGCGGCGCCATGGCAAGGC contains:
- the LOC124667254 gene encoding uncharacterized protein LOC124667254, whose amino-acid sequence is MADHFALMTGRMITEATLQSAIHQAFDVPSGKADCDHHDHSVFEDGRIKSGVVVECRICQEEGDEAYMETPCSCKGSLKYAHHICIQRWCNEKGDTICEICLQQFTPNYSAPLKLFRIGRNQIIFRRTGETLENLNAEENISQTAGHAVGTSSFDSQGSNPKGVTYCRVIAIALMALLVLRDAISLLLGGPEVYSIALITLLMLRTAGIVIPIYIILISVVTLLHRYNQHQGVHDVTPVSEPGRAEGLQSQQSMPTQQHVISIQ